A DNA window from Betta splendens chromosome 6, fBetSpl5.4, whole genome shotgun sequence contains the following coding sequences:
- the snrkb gene encoding SNF related kinase b produces the protein MDSSGKIFTAKDAHLKPRCSPPRSDLSGLYHLGRTLGRGHFAVVKLARHVNTGQLVAVKMIDKTKLDVMATSHLLQEVRCMRRVQHPNVVRLYEAIDTPTTLYLVMELAEGGDLYDYILRHEGGVAESTAKRHFAQIVRAVAYCHQLHVVHRDLKPENVVFFPQQGAVKLTDFGFSNLFQPGTMLATSCGSLAYSAPEILLGEEYDAPSVDIWSLGVILYMLVCGVPPFQETNDSETLVMILDCRYSIPEHISHNCRDLISRMLQKDPVCRASLEEIEAHDWLKGLDNVLLSPEAPPHWLSGAMSPSSPRSGMPECGDLLKRSTLQHPSTRPWQPSISVTLRAPPAEEPTATKNLPALQQICEEREEEEEEEEDKEEEEERGSVASLLAAESEKEAQVQLDEVDHMGHTREEEREDSLGSSVLIVEDEMEEEKDTGCVISDQPVSHGDKAVRPKTEVPPSSLPGLVVPCCQGQPDNTTTEKEREEEPNNNTNKCPPSISAFPAILNGREAERGGEEEGKAGEGTRGELFTDRCQHHNTPGNRGDAAPRVEQGKRHSIKLRERLFQFPLCEKALAFNLPTHNKPKILPLAQYNCCHVL, from the exons ATGGACTCCTCTGGAAAGATATTCACAGCCAAAGATGCGCACCTCAAGCCCAGATGCAGCCCCCCTCGCTCTGACCTCAGCGGACTCTACCATCTGGGTCGAACGCTGGGAAGGGGCCACTTTGCTGTGGTTAAACTGGCTCGTCATGTCAACACTGGGCAGCTGGTGGCTGTCAAGATGATTGACAAGACAAAGCTCGATGTCATGGCCACAAGCCACCTCTTACAGGAAGTCAG GTGCATGAGGCGGGTTCAGCATCCCAACGTGGTCCGCCTGTACGAGGCCATTGACACACCCACCACCCTCTACCTGGTGATGGAGTTGGCTGAAGGCGGAGACCTCTACGACTACATCCTTCGCCACGAGGGAGGCGTGGCTGAGAGCACTGCCAAGCGCCACTTTGCACAGATTGTGCGTGCTGTGGCGTACTGCCACCAGCTTCACGTCGTGCACCGTGACTTGAAGCCTGAGAACGTGGTCTTCTTCCCCCAACAGGGGGCTGTGAAGCTAACGGACTTTGGCTTCAGCAATTTATTCCAACCCGGGACAATGTTGGCCACCAGCTGTGGATCGCTGGCGTACTCGGCTCCAGAGATCTTACTGGGAGAAGAGTATGACGCTCCATCTGTTG ATATCTGGTCTCTAGGGgtgatactgtacatgttggtGTGCGGAGTCCCCCCCTTCCAAGAAACCAACGACAGTGAGACTCTAGTCATGATCCTTGACTGTCGCTACTCCATTCCTGAACACATCTCACACAACTGTAGAGA TCTGATCTCCAGGATGCTCCAGAAGGATCCAGTTTGCCGTGCCTCACTCGAGGAGATCGAGGCTCATGACTGGCTGAAGGGGCTGGATAATGTCCTCCTTAGCCCAGAGGCACCGCCACACTGGCTCTCGGGGGCAATGTCTCCCAGCTCCCCCCGCTCTGGCATGCCTGAGTGTGGGGACCTGCTGAAGAGGTCCACTCTTCAGCACCCCTCCACCAGGCCATGGCAACCCAGCATCAGCGTCACGCTTCGTGCACCGCCAGCTGAGGAGCCTACAGCTACCAAGAATCTACCTGCGCTGCAGCAAATctgtgaggagagggaggaggaggaagaagaagaggaggacaaggaggaggaggaggagaggggtaGTGTGGCTTCTTTATTAGCAGCAGAATCAGAGAAAGAAGCTCAGGTGCAGCTTGATGAAGTAGATCATATGGGGCACACacgagaggaagaaagagaagacagTTTAGGAAGCTCAGTGTTGATAGTGGAGGATGAAATGGAAGAGGAGAAAGACACTGGGTGTGTGATCTCAGATCAACCAGTTAGTCATGGGGACAAGGCAGTGAGACCCAAAACAGAGGTTCCACCTTCGTCGCTGCCTGGTTTGGTGGTCCCGTGCTGTCAGGGGCAGCCAGACAACACAACTACAGAGAAAGAACGTGAAGAAGAACCCAATAACAACACTAACAAATGTCCTCCCTCTATCTCTGCATTCCCGGCTATCCTGAATGGTagggaggcagaaagaggaggagaggaagaagggaaGGCAGGAGAAGGGACAAGAGGTGAACTTTTCACTGACAGATGTCAACACCACAACACACCGGGGAACCGGGGTGACGCTGCTCCGAGGGTGGAGCAGGGGAAACGCCACAGCATAAAGCTGCGTGAGAGACTCTTCCAGTTTCCTCTGTGTGAGAAAGCGTTGGCCTTCAACCTGCCCACACATAACAAGCCCAAGATCCTCCCCTTGGCTCAGTACAACTGTTGCCATGTGCTCTAA